The following are encoded together in the Phaseolus vulgaris cultivar G19833 chromosome 9, P. vulgaris v2.0, whole genome shotgun sequence genome:
- the LOC137821599 gene encoding iron-sulfur cluster assembly protein 1-like, whose amino-acid sequence MLRIASSAKRLLRTPSFEAPPLGVRVLPRLYHERVVDHYDNPRNVGSFDKNDPAVGTGLVGAPACGDVMKLQIKVDEKTGKIVDARFKTFGCGSAIASSSVATEWVKGKQMEEVLSIKNTEIAKHLSLPPVKLHCSMLAEDAIKAAVKDYETKRASAIADGQGTGEKAATA is encoded by the exons atgctGAGAATCGCTTCAAGCGCAAAGAGACTTCTTCGAACGCCGTCGTTCGAGGCGCCACCGTTGGGGGTTAGGGTTCTGCCGCGCCTCTACCACGAGAGGGTGGTGGACCACTACGACAACCCCCGAAATGTCGGATCCTTCGACAAGAACGACCCCGCTGTGGGAACGGGTCTTGTCGGAGCACCCGCGTGTGGCGACGTAATGAAACTCCAAATTAAGGTTGACGAGAAAACCGGAAAGATCGTCGATGCTCGCTTCAAAACCTTCGGTTGTGGATCCGCCATTGCTTCTTCCTCCGTCG CTACTGAATGGGTGAAGGGAAAGCAAATGGAGGAAGTTTTGTCGATTAAAAACAC TGAAATTGCGAAGCATCTTTCACTTCCACCCGTCAAGCTTCACTGCAGCATGCTTGCAGAGGATGCTATAAAAGCAGCCGTTAAAGATTATGAAACTAAACGTGCCTCAGCAATTGCTGATGGACAGGGAACAGGAGAGAAAGCTGCCACTGCTTGA